A portion of the Hydractinia symbiolongicarpus strain clone_291-10 chromosome 10, HSymV2.1, whole genome shotgun sequence genome contains these proteins:
- the LOC130662858 gene encoding uncharacterized protein LOC130662858 isoform X1, with product MALKFGEFSCFSGDKSVVLNTEENKQKSGCLHTHDNQTERMKLNVYMVLILILSCYATFTTSTSMPINVSLGFIAPLHDSLDPLGALGQELESAFKLAVQAVNKAKPSRVKIRTDFSVGVKDETANPADACKSAASYFNNDDKFVGIVGGYSSACSVAMQGELKRLKSEIPQVSYRSPSIDFLDTTTYPSFFRTTSNNRQQAHAIIDIIKHFRWSHASIIHTDDLYYGKELSDEIISKAAISGILIKERVSFTSGDSTEKLDKKLQVIKTSGSRINIIVAQGKDVFTIFNRIKAKNMHGEGWVWIGSDGVTELNLGLSDSVNTTSSGLIGTAPASFTGPSFLKIVIAWYSESEEDYPGIVWKSQSDPNVSPYVAQVYRAVSAYHTLLNQLAEENAITTTTPAKTIRKLLVQKLKKLKDAKSAVDVILGSGLYFDKETDDRPIFAIRNCVDGKCKDVGSWNANKLTKIHLLSTPTNQIIWPGGGSQTPTDKGKPGKALFRLAFVAPTNQALGTLSEYGRELVSAFKVAIDIINNDKIYQVELDGIIKDEGLDGMDSCDIVGQEIKNLDLVGVVGAYRSQCSIKLHKVLESKMIPIVSYASPAAILSNKTEYKNFFRLSPSDKHQSEILKQIVRKYGFKEVSTLYSDEISSKGIAKHFEKLIKDDTVTLTASVEFPQHSHSSVLRTYVEKIRQSGSRVILVSALPKDATLLQQIIKELNMAGQGWIWLGSDGATTLNFPKNSDVAKELEGMLGINPKKGDGALYYNMLSTWLRKDKLQYPGIVHTSSGDSSLPYTAQVFDAVNGIALALSDLVSRKLISHKSDALTVRKVLSEKLRSYNSAENGYLSATGTTTKVYFDAKQDGPLSLDVVNLLDAKWKTIGKFTDDNKYIQFITDPIFPGGTTIPVVGAGKVRYQVAAFLPKNKKLGSLAELGQLWESALKSVVSWVNNNDTLTVGFDLTTYDTGISSENCSFLAQQLPSNVDIIIGPARSKCTAMLYNKIASRGVPVFTYASTSSVLSKKSLYPNLFRLCPSDTHQASALSDLFERYSWEKIGIIAEEGLYGEELAADIETLLRRRQIKVTTKQTFKPSEPSLKKQMAALKQAGSAVNLVIANPREAVRLYQEAFELRMVGKGWTWIGSDGATATMFKSTNNLQRAMQGMVGFRPKAGSGKLFHDIFTEWLQSNPMADKQLPYLSQIFDSILLPSIALHRLHKEKKITAKVSKVEARMYLLSQLRGMTDSSKSFASTTNQRLYFDSYQDVTTAYDLVNLNGDKWVTVGSYDNGELDITSSVIWPGGSRTVPPSDQPSNGNGNYGKVEEDGGTSNGLIVLAVVFSIFGVLVIIFMIYIVRRVRYRHLYMQSDLNQGGVFSVLYGHTVNRPGVNLLPPQTATNGHIKKETELNDPMIPRHV from the exons ATGGCGCTAAAGTTCGGTGAATTTTCATGCTTTTCTGGAG ataaaagtgttgttttaaacactgaagaaaataaacaaaaatctgGCTGTTTACATACGCATGATAATCAAACTGAGAGGATGAAGCTCAATGTTTACATGGTCCTAATCCTTATTCTGTCGTGTTATG CAACATTTACCACATCAACGTCAATGCCTATTAATGTATCCTTGGGTTTTATTGCCCCATTACATGACAGTTTGGACCCTCTTGGTGCACTTGGACAAGAATTG GAATCAGCATTTAAGCTTGCTGTACAGGCTGTCAATAAAGCAAAACCAAGCAGGGTTAAAATTAGGACAGACTTttcag ttggTGTAAAGGATGAAACTGCAAACCCAGCAGATGCTTGTAAAAGTGCCGCAAGTTATTTTAATAATGATGATAAATTTGTTGGTATTGTTGGAGGATATTCATCTGCATGTTCTGTGGCAATGCAAGGGGAACTTAAACGTCTTA AATCTGAAATTCCTCAAGTTTCGTACCGCTCACCATCTATTGATTTTTTGGACACCACTACTTATCCATCATTTTTTCGAACCACTTCTAATAACAGACAACAGGCGCATGCCATTATTGATATAATAAAGCATTTTCGTTGGAGTCAT GCATCCATTATCCACACTGATGATTTGTATTATGGGAAAGAACTTAGCGATGAGATCATCTCCAAAGCAGCAATATCTGGTATTCTTATCAAGGAGAGAGTTTCATTCACTTCAGGCGACTCCACagaaaaattagataaaaaattacaaGTT atAAAAACTTCTGGATCTCGCATCAATATAATTGTTGCACAAGGAAAGGATGTGTTCACAATTTTTAATCGCATCAAAGCTAAG AATATGCATGGCGAGGGATGGGTATGGATAGGAAGTGATGGAGTTACAGAATTGAACCTTGGGTTAAGTGATAGCGTAAATACAACAAGTAGTGGTTTGATTGGAACTGCTCCAgcaa GCTTTACGGGACCAAGCTTTTTAAAGATTGTCATTGCGTGGTATTCTGAAAGCGAAGAAGATTACCCTGGTATTGTCTGGAAAAGTCAAAGT GATCCCAATGTCAGCCCATACGTTGCTCAAGTATATCGTGCTGTTTCAGCATACCACACACTTCTAAACCAATTGGCTGAAGAAAATGCAATAACAACG ACAACACCTGCTAAAACCATTCGAAAGCTGCTTgtgcaaaagttaaaaaaactcaAAGATGCCAAATCCGCTGTAGACGTAATTTTAG GTAGTGGCTTGTACTTTGATAAAGAAACCGACGACAGGCCAATATTTGCTATTCGAAACTGTGTT GATGGAAAATGCAAAGATGTTGGTTCTTGGAATGCCAACAAATTAACCAAAATACATTTGCTCTCCACTCCAACCAATCAAATAATTTGGCCTGGTGGTGGTTCTCAAACCCCAACAGATAAGGGTAAACCAGGAAAAGCCTTGTTTCGGTTAGCGTTCGTTGCCCCAACTAATCAAGCTCTTGGCACGCTATCAGAATATGGTCGTGAGCTTGTATCAGCATTTAAAGTTGCAATTGATATCATTAATAATGATAAAATATATCAAGTAGAACTGGATGGCATTATAAAAGACGAAGGGCTAGATGGTATGGACTCATGTGATATTGTTGGACAGGAAATCAAAAATTTAGACTTGGTTGGAGTGGTTGGAGCCTATAGATCTCAATGTTCCATTAAACTTCATAAAGTATTAG aatCAAAAATGATACCAATTGTTTCATATGCTTCTCCTGCTGCTATACTATCAAATAAAACTGAATACAAAAATTTCTTTCGACTCTCACCGTCTGATAAACATCAAAGTGAAATACTCAAGCAGATTGTTCGAAAGTATGGATTCAAAGAG GTCTCCACGTTGTATTCTGACGAGATTTCATCAAAGGGAATtgcaaaacattttgaaaaacttatcAAAGACGATACTGTCACTCTGACAGCTTCAGTTGAATTTCCACAACACTCCCACTCGAGTGTATTGAGGACCTATGTGGAGAAG ATCAGACAATCTGGTTCTCGAGTTATTCTCGTGTCCGCGTTGCCAAAAGATGCGACTTTATTGCAACAAATTATCAAAGAATTAAACATGGCTGGCCAAGGATGGATTTGGTTGGGATCTGACGGTGCGACAACCTTAAATTTTCCTAAAAACTCTGACGTGGCTAAAGAATTAGAAGGCATGCTTGGTATTAATCCAAAGAAGGGAGATGGTGCTTTGTATTACAACATGTTGTCCACATGGTTACGTAAAGATAAATTACAATATCCTGGAATAGTCCACACGTCATCG GGTGATTCATCTCTGCCATACACAGCGCAAGTGTTTGATGCGGTCAACGGTATCGCTTTGGCATTATCTGATTTGGTATCAAGAAAATTGATTTCACACAAGTCGGATGCGCTCACAGTACGGAAAGTGCTTAGCGAGAAGTTACGAAGTTACAACAGCGCCGAAAATGGCTACTTAAGCGCGACTGGAACGACAACTAAGGTTTATTTTGATGCAAAACAAGATGGACCTTTATCATTGGATGTAGTTAATTTATTG GATGCCAAATGGAAAACAATAGGCAAGTTCACCGACGATAATAAATATATTCAGTTTATCACCGATCCAATATTTCCCGGTGGTACCACAATCCCCGTTGTTGGTGCTGGTAAAGTGAGATATCAAGTGGCTGCGTTTCTgccgaaaaacaaaaaactcgGATCACTCGCTGAATTGGGACAGCTATGG GAATCTGCATTGAAATCGGTCGTCAGTTGGGTGAACAACAATGATACTTTGACTGTCGGTTTCGACTTGACGACTTACGATACCGGAATTTCGTCGGAAAACTGCTCTTTTCTTGCGCAG caattaCCGAGCAATGTTGATATCATCATTGGTCCTGCCCGTTCTAAATGCACCGCGATGTTGTACAACAAAATAGCAAGTCGCGGTGTCCCTGTGTTTACCTACGCATCCACGTCATCAGTGCTCTCCAAGAAATCTTTGTACCCTAATTTGTTTCGACTATGCCCATCAGATACTCACCAGGCCTCAGCTTTGTCAGATTTGTTCGAGAGATATTCCTGGGAGAAAATTGGTATTATAGCTGAAGAGGGTTTGTACGGGGAAGAGTTAGCGGCGGATATTGAAACATTACTGAGGAGGAGACAGATTAAAGTGACTACGAAACAAACATTTAAACCGTCTGAACCCAGCCTCAAAAAGCAAATGGCTGCG tTAAAACAAGCTGGTTCGGCAGTTAATCTGGTCATTGCAAACCCAAGAGAAGCAGTACGGTTATATCAAGAAGCTTTTGAGCTG CGAATGGTTGGTAAAGGCTGGACATGGATTGGCTCCGACGGCGCAACTGCGACAATGTTTAAAAGTACAAATAACTTACAACGTGCCATGCAAGGTATGGTTGGCTTTCGTCCGAAAGCTGGCTCGGGAAAGTTATTTCATGATATATTCACTGAATGGCTACAATCAAACCCAATGGCTGACAAGCAA TTACCGTACCTCTCTCAAATATTTGATTCCATTTTGTTGCCGTCAATTGCTCTTCACAGGCTTCACAAAGAGAAGAAGATAACAGCT AAAGTATCAAAAGTAGAAGCTAGAATGTACCTTCTGAGTCAGCTTAGGGGAATGACGGACAGTTCTAAAAGTTTTGCGAGTACAACTAATCAAAGGTTATACTTCGACTCCTACCAGGACGTGACCACAGCTTATGACTTGGTTAACTTAAAT GGTGACAAATGGGTAACTGTAGGTAGCTATGACAACGGCGAGTTAGACATTACCAG caGTGTCATATGGCCAGGTGGCTCCCGCACAGTCCCTCCTTCGGATCAGCCAAG taaTGGGAACGGCAACTATGGAAAGGTGGAAGAAGATGGCGGCACATCAAATGGTTTGATTGTGTTAGCGGTCGTATTTAGTATCTTTGGTGTGTTGGTCATCATTTTTATGATTTATATTGTTCGTAGAGTTCGATACAGACATTTATATATGCAG
- the LOC130662858 gene encoding uncharacterized protein LOC130662858 isoform X2 produces MTKNIQNKSNKSVVLNTEENKQKSGCLHTHDNQTERMKLNVYMVLILILSCYATFTTSTSMPINVSLGFIAPLHDSLDPLGALGQELESAFKLAVQAVNKAKPSRVKIRTDFSVGVKDETANPADACKSAASYFNNDDKFVGIVGGYSSACSVAMQGELKRLKSEIPQVSYRSPSIDFLDTTTYPSFFRTTSNNRQQAHAIIDIIKHFRWSHASIIHTDDLYYGKELSDEIISKAAISGILIKERVSFTSGDSTEKLDKKLQVIKTSGSRINIIVAQGKDVFTIFNRIKAKNMHGEGWVWIGSDGVTELNLGLSDSVNTTSSGLIGTAPASFTGPSFLKIVIAWYSESEEDYPGIVWKSQSDPNVSPYVAQVYRAVSAYHTLLNQLAEENAITTTTPAKTIRKLLVQKLKKLKDAKSAVDVILGSGLYFDKETDDRPIFAIRNCVDGKCKDVGSWNANKLTKIHLLSTPTNQIIWPGGGSQTPTDKGKPGKALFRLAFVAPTNQALGTLSEYGRELVSAFKVAIDIINNDKIYQVELDGIIKDEGLDGMDSCDIVGQEIKNLDLVGVVGAYRSQCSIKLHKVLESKMIPIVSYASPAAILSNKTEYKNFFRLSPSDKHQSEILKQIVRKYGFKEVSTLYSDEISSKGIAKHFEKLIKDDTVTLTASVEFPQHSHSSVLRTYVEKIRQSGSRVILVSALPKDATLLQQIIKELNMAGQGWIWLGSDGATTLNFPKNSDVAKELEGMLGINPKKGDGALYYNMLSTWLRKDKLQYPGIVHTSSGDSSLPYTAQVFDAVNGIALALSDLVSRKLISHKSDALTVRKVLSEKLRSYNSAENGYLSATGTTTKVYFDAKQDGPLSLDVVNLLDAKWKTIGKFTDDNKYIQFITDPIFPGGTTIPVVGAGKVRYQVAAFLPKNKKLGSLAELGQLWESALKSVVSWVNNNDTLTVGFDLTTYDTGISSENCSFLAQQLPSNVDIIIGPARSKCTAMLYNKIASRGVPVFTYASTSSVLSKKSLYPNLFRLCPSDTHQASALSDLFERYSWEKIGIIAEEGLYGEELAADIETLLRRRQIKVTTKQTFKPSEPSLKKQMAALKQAGSAVNLVIANPREAVRLYQEAFELRMVGKGWTWIGSDGATATMFKSTNNLQRAMQGMVGFRPKAGSGKLFHDIFTEWLQSNPMADKQLPYLSQIFDSILLPSIALHRLHKEKKITAKVSKVEARMYLLSQLRGMTDSSKSFASTTNQRLYFDSYQDVTTAYDLVNLNGDKWVTVGSYDNGELDITSSVIWPGGSRTVPPSDQPSNGNGNYGKVEEDGGTSNGLIVLAVVFSIFGVLVIIFMIYIVRRVRYRHLYMQSDLNQGGVFSVLYGHTVNRPGVNLLPPQTATNGHIKKETELNDPMIPRHV; encoded by the exons ATGACGAAGAATATACAGAACAAAAGCA ataaaagtgttgttttaaacactgaagaaaataaacaaaaatctgGCTGTTTACATACGCATGATAATCAAACTGAGAGGATGAAGCTCAATGTTTACATGGTCCTAATCCTTATTCTGTCGTGTTATG CAACATTTACCACATCAACGTCAATGCCTATTAATGTATCCTTGGGTTTTATTGCCCCATTACATGACAGTTTGGACCCTCTTGGTGCACTTGGACAAGAATTG GAATCAGCATTTAAGCTTGCTGTACAGGCTGTCAATAAAGCAAAACCAAGCAGGGTTAAAATTAGGACAGACTTttcag ttggTGTAAAGGATGAAACTGCAAACCCAGCAGATGCTTGTAAAAGTGCCGCAAGTTATTTTAATAATGATGATAAATTTGTTGGTATTGTTGGAGGATATTCATCTGCATGTTCTGTGGCAATGCAAGGGGAACTTAAACGTCTTA AATCTGAAATTCCTCAAGTTTCGTACCGCTCACCATCTATTGATTTTTTGGACACCACTACTTATCCATCATTTTTTCGAACCACTTCTAATAACAGACAACAGGCGCATGCCATTATTGATATAATAAAGCATTTTCGTTGGAGTCAT GCATCCATTATCCACACTGATGATTTGTATTATGGGAAAGAACTTAGCGATGAGATCATCTCCAAAGCAGCAATATCTGGTATTCTTATCAAGGAGAGAGTTTCATTCACTTCAGGCGACTCCACagaaaaattagataaaaaattacaaGTT atAAAAACTTCTGGATCTCGCATCAATATAATTGTTGCACAAGGAAAGGATGTGTTCACAATTTTTAATCGCATCAAAGCTAAG AATATGCATGGCGAGGGATGGGTATGGATAGGAAGTGATGGAGTTACAGAATTGAACCTTGGGTTAAGTGATAGCGTAAATACAACAAGTAGTGGTTTGATTGGAACTGCTCCAgcaa GCTTTACGGGACCAAGCTTTTTAAAGATTGTCATTGCGTGGTATTCTGAAAGCGAAGAAGATTACCCTGGTATTGTCTGGAAAAGTCAAAGT GATCCCAATGTCAGCCCATACGTTGCTCAAGTATATCGTGCTGTTTCAGCATACCACACACTTCTAAACCAATTGGCTGAAGAAAATGCAATAACAACG ACAACACCTGCTAAAACCATTCGAAAGCTGCTTgtgcaaaagttaaaaaaactcaAAGATGCCAAATCCGCTGTAGACGTAATTTTAG GTAGTGGCTTGTACTTTGATAAAGAAACCGACGACAGGCCAATATTTGCTATTCGAAACTGTGTT GATGGAAAATGCAAAGATGTTGGTTCTTGGAATGCCAACAAATTAACCAAAATACATTTGCTCTCCACTCCAACCAATCAAATAATTTGGCCTGGTGGTGGTTCTCAAACCCCAACAGATAAGGGTAAACCAGGAAAAGCCTTGTTTCGGTTAGCGTTCGTTGCCCCAACTAATCAAGCTCTTGGCACGCTATCAGAATATGGTCGTGAGCTTGTATCAGCATTTAAAGTTGCAATTGATATCATTAATAATGATAAAATATATCAAGTAGAACTGGATGGCATTATAAAAGACGAAGGGCTAGATGGTATGGACTCATGTGATATTGTTGGACAGGAAATCAAAAATTTAGACTTGGTTGGAGTGGTTGGAGCCTATAGATCTCAATGTTCCATTAAACTTCATAAAGTATTAG aatCAAAAATGATACCAATTGTTTCATATGCTTCTCCTGCTGCTATACTATCAAATAAAACTGAATACAAAAATTTCTTTCGACTCTCACCGTCTGATAAACATCAAAGTGAAATACTCAAGCAGATTGTTCGAAAGTATGGATTCAAAGAG GTCTCCACGTTGTATTCTGACGAGATTTCATCAAAGGGAATtgcaaaacattttgaaaaacttatcAAAGACGATACTGTCACTCTGACAGCTTCAGTTGAATTTCCACAACACTCCCACTCGAGTGTATTGAGGACCTATGTGGAGAAG ATCAGACAATCTGGTTCTCGAGTTATTCTCGTGTCCGCGTTGCCAAAAGATGCGACTTTATTGCAACAAATTATCAAAGAATTAAACATGGCTGGCCAAGGATGGATTTGGTTGGGATCTGACGGTGCGACAACCTTAAATTTTCCTAAAAACTCTGACGTGGCTAAAGAATTAGAAGGCATGCTTGGTATTAATCCAAAGAAGGGAGATGGTGCTTTGTATTACAACATGTTGTCCACATGGTTACGTAAAGATAAATTACAATATCCTGGAATAGTCCACACGTCATCG GGTGATTCATCTCTGCCATACACAGCGCAAGTGTTTGATGCGGTCAACGGTATCGCTTTGGCATTATCTGATTTGGTATCAAGAAAATTGATTTCACACAAGTCGGATGCGCTCACAGTACGGAAAGTGCTTAGCGAGAAGTTACGAAGTTACAACAGCGCCGAAAATGGCTACTTAAGCGCGACTGGAACGACAACTAAGGTTTATTTTGATGCAAAACAAGATGGACCTTTATCATTGGATGTAGTTAATTTATTG GATGCCAAATGGAAAACAATAGGCAAGTTCACCGACGATAATAAATATATTCAGTTTATCACCGATCCAATATTTCCCGGTGGTACCACAATCCCCGTTGTTGGTGCTGGTAAAGTGAGATATCAAGTGGCTGCGTTTCTgccgaaaaacaaaaaactcgGATCACTCGCTGAATTGGGACAGCTATGG GAATCTGCATTGAAATCGGTCGTCAGTTGGGTGAACAACAATGATACTTTGACTGTCGGTTTCGACTTGACGACTTACGATACCGGAATTTCGTCGGAAAACTGCTCTTTTCTTGCGCAG caattaCCGAGCAATGTTGATATCATCATTGGTCCTGCCCGTTCTAAATGCACCGCGATGTTGTACAACAAAATAGCAAGTCGCGGTGTCCCTGTGTTTACCTACGCATCCACGTCATCAGTGCTCTCCAAGAAATCTTTGTACCCTAATTTGTTTCGACTATGCCCATCAGATACTCACCAGGCCTCAGCTTTGTCAGATTTGTTCGAGAGATATTCCTGGGAGAAAATTGGTATTATAGCTGAAGAGGGTTTGTACGGGGAAGAGTTAGCGGCGGATATTGAAACATTACTGAGGAGGAGACAGATTAAAGTGACTACGAAACAAACATTTAAACCGTCTGAACCCAGCCTCAAAAAGCAAATGGCTGCG tTAAAACAAGCTGGTTCGGCAGTTAATCTGGTCATTGCAAACCCAAGAGAAGCAGTACGGTTATATCAAGAAGCTTTTGAGCTG CGAATGGTTGGTAAAGGCTGGACATGGATTGGCTCCGACGGCGCAACTGCGACAATGTTTAAAAGTACAAATAACTTACAACGTGCCATGCAAGGTATGGTTGGCTTTCGTCCGAAAGCTGGCTCGGGAAAGTTATTTCATGATATATTCACTGAATGGCTACAATCAAACCCAATGGCTGACAAGCAA TTACCGTACCTCTCTCAAATATTTGATTCCATTTTGTTGCCGTCAATTGCTCTTCACAGGCTTCACAAAGAGAAGAAGATAACAGCT AAAGTATCAAAAGTAGAAGCTAGAATGTACCTTCTGAGTCAGCTTAGGGGAATGACGGACAGTTCTAAAAGTTTTGCGAGTACAACTAATCAAAGGTTATACTTCGACTCCTACCAGGACGTGACCACAGCTTATGACTTGGTTAACTTAAAT GGTGACAAATGGGTAACTGTAGGTAGCTATGACAACGGCGAGTTAGACATTACCAG caGTGTCATATGGCCAGGTGGCTCCCGCACAGTCCCTCCTTCGGATCAGCCAAG taaTGGGAACGGCAACTATGGAAAGGTGGAAGAAGATGGCGGCACATCAAATGGTTTGATTGTGTTAGCGGTCGTATTTAGTATCTTTGGTGTGTTGGTCATCATTTTTATGATTTATATTGTTCGTAGAGTTCGATACAGACATTTATATATGCAG